The genomic DNA TTCAAATGATTAAACATATAAACTCAGAAAGGGAGTAGAAACAAATGAACCAAACCGCATTGATCACAGGAGCCTCATCCGGCATCGGGAAAGAGTTTGCCACGCAGCTCGCAGCGAAAGGAATGGACGTCATCCTCGTCGCCCGCTCGACGGGGAAATTGCAGGAGCTCGCAACGGAACTGCAAACACAATGGAACGTGAACGCTACGGTCATCACGGCCGACCTCAGCAAGGAGTACGGGGCGAAGGACGTCTATAAGCAAACGCAGGAGCTCGGGCTCACCGTCGATTACCTGGTGAACAATGCCGGCTTCGCCACAAGCGGTGAATTCCTCTCCAACCCCCATGAGACCGATCACAACCAGGTCATGGTGAACGTGGCTGCGGTGGTGGATATGACGCATCTGTACCTGAAGGACATGGTGGCAAAAGGCTCGGGCACCATCATTAACCTCGCCTCCGTCGTCTCATTCCAGCCCGTCCCCTACATGGCCGTGTACGGCGCAACCAAAGCCTTCGTCCTCTCCTTTACTGAATCCCTCTGGGAAGAATACCGGAAGAAGGGCATCAAGGTACTTGCTCTCTGCCCGGGGGCAACAGCAACCTCATTCTTTGAAACGGCCGGAGATGTCTCCTTCGGGAAAATGCGGACTGCAGAACAAGTCGTCCAATCCGCCTTCCACGCCCTGGCGAAAGGAAACAGCTTCGTCGTTGATGGGAAGTCGAACTATGCGACCACACAAATGGGGCGATTCTTGCCGCGGAAAGTGTTGACGCGTTTGGTGGCGGGGATTATGAAGAAATAGAGAGTTTTCCATTCAAGTGCCTTACTTTACTCGGGAGCATCATTCGAGTATGACCTCATAACTAAGTAAATTGAAACATGCACTAGAAGAAACTTATCACATATATAGGTGATATCCGTGTTGCTTAAGGAGGATATCATGAAGCCTTTCTTACCTAGTGAAAAATATTTCGGTGAATTAGAATTAGTTCATTCATTTTATGGAGCTATGCCCACAGGAGTTACTGTTTCTGAAACGGGTCGTATTTTCGTTTGTTTTCCGAAGTGGGGAGACGATGTCAAGTTTACTGTGGGGGAAATTGTTGAGAATACCTTACAGCCTTATCCTGATGTACAAACGAATGTGGAGAACTACGAGGATATCACCATGACGTTCATCAGTGTCCAAAGTGTAGTTGCCGATGGAAGGGGAACGCTATGGGTATTGGATACAGCGGCACCCAATTTTTCCGAACCGATTAAAGGTGGAGCGAAATTAGTCGCTGTTGATTTAGAAACCAATACAATCAGAAAGGTTTATACCTTTTCGAAAGATGTTGTCCTGGCCACAACGTATCTGAATGATGTGCGATTTGATTTCCGTGTAGGGAAAGCGGGTTATGCATATATCACGGATTCATCATCGAAAGGACCAGGAGCTATTATCGTTGTGGATTTATCAACTGGACACGCATTCAGGCGGTTAAATGGGGCAAACTCAACATCACCCGATCCCTATTTTTTACCGAAGGTTGAAGGTCGGATTTTAATGAATCGAAACAAAGATGGATCCACTTCCCAATTTACATTAGCTTCTGATAGTCTCGCGATTTCTCACGATGGGAAGACAGTATATTTTGCTCCACTAACCAGCCGTCACTTGTTCTCGATCTCAACAGAGGCCCTTAGAGACAAAACGATCCCGGACACGGATCTACCTTATCATGTGGAGTATTGGGGAGAAAAAGGTGCATCGGATGGCATGATTACAGATGCAAAAGGGGCGGTTTATGCTGGAGATTATGAAAACAATAGTATACGAAAGATATGGCCGAATGGCACAATGGAAACCATTGCACATGATCCGAGAATCTTATGGCCGGATACTTTTTCGATTGGTCCGGATCGATACCTATATGTCATTGTAAATCAATTACATCGGCAGGCAAGGTTTCATTATGGAAATGACCTGCGAGAGAAACCGTATAGTTTACTTCGTATGAAAATTGATGAGCTTCCTGCTTCCACATACACGCTATAAGGTGGGATGATTCGGTCTTTTTTGATTATCAAATAAACGTCTTATAACATACATTGAAAACCTGACTACTAAAAAGGAAAAAGAAAGTGAATAAAAAGTAGTGCTCCCATTCCATCCTTTTTTATATTTTACAAGCTGAGTGTTTTTTTCTAGCCATAGCTCAATAAGGGTCAAGGGTACACTTAAATACAGGACCTTTATCAGGCACTTAAGGATAGGAGAATCCTTAGTGATTTGATTATAAAAGACACATGTAATCGGAAAAAGGATGTAATCGAACAATACGCTCGTTTTAACACGTTTCGGAAACCGTGTGGGATATTCGACATACCCTTTATAT from Rossellomorea marisflavi includes the following:
- a CDS encoding SDR family NAD(P)-dependent oxidoreductase, yielding MNQTALITGASSGIGKEFATQLAAKGMDVILVARSTGKLQELATELQTQWNVNATVITADLSKEYGAKDVYKQTQELGLTVDYLVNNAGFATSGEFLSNPHETDHNQVMVNVAAVVDMTHLYLKDMVAKGSGTIINLASVVSFQPVPYMAVYGATKAFVLSFTESLWEEYRKKGIKVLALCPGATATSFFETAGDVSFGKMRTAEQVVQSAFHALAKGNSFVVDGKSNYATTQMGRFLPRKVLTRLVAGIMKK
- a CDS encoding CBO0543 family protein, with the protein product MRKKFEINLIKWLYFFGIGSFILLVNKPLAKDWLLVFFIKSYYASLVDKLVVYKGYVEYPTRFPKRVKTSVLFDYILFPITCVFYNQITKDSPILKCLIKVLYLSVPLTLIELWLEKNTQLVKYKKGWNGSTTFYSLSFSFLVVRFSMYVIRRLFDNQKRPNHPTL
- a CDS encoding L-dopachrome tautomerase-related protein, with the protein product MKPFLPSEKYFGELELVHSFYGAMPTGVTVSETGRIFVCFPKWGDDVKFTVGEIVENTLQPYPDVQTNVENYEDITMTFISVQSVVADGRGTLWVLDTAAPNFSEPIKGGAKLVAVDLETNTIRKVYTFSKDVVLATTYLNDVRFDFRVGKAGYAYITDSSSKGPGAIIVVDLSTGHAFRRLNGANSTSPDPYFLPKVEGRILMNRNKDGSTSQFTLASDSLAISHDGKTVYFAPLTSRHLFSISTEALRDKTIPDTDLPYHVEYWGEKGASDGMITDAKGAVYAGDYENNSIRKIWPNGTMETIAHDPRILWPDTFSIGPDRYLYVIVNQLHRQARFHYGNDLREKPYSLLRMKIDELPASTYTL